AGCCACCCCTCCCCTTTTATCCCTCTGTtcaatcaagtttcactaatggccacaatgtcataatttcacatgCCAATCCTTGCTCTAAGCTCGTTTACCTTTCCTACAGTACTTCTTGCATCGAAATAGATTCATctgagaaaatttccaccacatacgATCCTTTGATTTTTAATGAAACATGCACTCTTCACTCTTCCACTCCCCCATCTACACTGGCACTGTGGTTCCATCCCCCTGAAAATTTACTTTAACCCCTCCTGAGCAGCACTAGTAAACTTCCTGCAAGGACATTAGTAcccttcagttcagatgcaaaccatccgattggaacaggtctcaccttccctggaagagagctcaatgatccagaaaccggaagctctccctcctgcaccatgtctctTGTCACATGgttctcctatttctaacttcagtagcacgtggcatgggtcctactgagatcacaaccctgaaaGTGCCAGCCTTCAACTTCGCGCCTACCTCTCTCCGCAGGACTACATCACCCTTCCTTCCAATGTCATTGGTCCCTTCATAGACCCCGACACCTGGCTGCTCTCTCCTGAGAATGCcagaacttgatctgagatatcttggaccctggcaccatggAGGCAACATATCACCTGAGATtgttgatctcttccacagaacctcttatagGTCCCCCTATCTATGGAACCCCTATCTTCTCCATCCTTCACTTCTTAGCCACAAGACCATACTCCATTGCCAGAGACCGGATTCCTGTGGTTTGTCACTggtggatccccccccccccccaacagtatacaaaatggtatacttgttattgaggggaaacATCCACAAGGGTGCCCTTCACCACCTGTCTGTTCCCTGTCTCTCTCCTGTCTGTCACCTAGCTATCATCCTCCTGCCTCTGAGATGTGATAATGTCCGTGCAATTCcagtctatcaccccctcagcctcccaaatgatccagagttcatccagctccagctccaattccttaactcagcttgtctgGATGcccttcttgcagatgaagttgTCGGAGATATTGCTGGTTTCCCTGactacccacattctgcaagagaagCATTCCCTTGTCTATGAcgaggaaaaaaagataaatataaacCTGCCCTTAACTGTGCCTACCCACTGTATCctgtttgttccttgaataggttggtcctttcttacttcaactcctgcaccaccacctcagtcTCTTCTTGCCTGAGCTCTTTAAGTTAAAGCCTTTCCACTCCAACAATGACCGCTCCCTTGATGAGGGAGCCAAAAGAATTGTTGCTAACATCCTTCTGCTTAATTGAGGAAATAAACTGCCCTCATCTTTTTTGTTCTAAATGAGATTTTAGATCCAGATCGAGGTTGACAGTTAATGGCCACCTACTTCCTCTTGAGGGATCAAGGATGATTTGCTTCCACTTTGGTTCTGTGTGTTCAGAATTACCAAATAATGGCAACTTGGGAATCACAAACTAGTCCACAAATAGGCTGGCAGGAAGTCAAAAGCAGAGAGCTCTCTGTGATCCTGATTTATGGATGCAAGATCCTCAATATCATCACAAATGCTCGCCGTCCAGTCATGGACCAAGGATCCCGATATTTCCGGGAGCCAGTGATGATGTTGCACTTCTTCTTGGAGTATGAGTACATCCTTGAATCTCCTCTTTTCACCTCTTGCCACAACTGAACTTGACAGGAAGTGTCTGTTTTAGGAATATGGTACTAAGCATGTAAGAGAGATGACCTGCCAAATGTAGCCAATAGAGAACCTTAGTATTTGGGGATATTGCCTGGGAGATAATCCTGATATTGCTTCGTTTTTCCCTCTCAGTGAATATGGAGGATTTGGTGATATTTTCCCCATACCATGAGAAGCCTGCTGCAAATAGATCAGGTCACAGGAGCAAGAAGGAGAAGAGGGATCACTGCTGCCAGGTGGAGCATTATCTATCATACCTTTCAAGAGTTTTAAAGACCTCCATTCAGTTCATTGTCCGTCATATCCAAGACAAGGACCCCATCCAGTTCAACCCTTCCAGAATATCAGACCCTTTCAATTTTGGAATTATTTCTTCCCCAAAGCCCATAAATTCATTCAAAATGCAGGGACCAGGACTGTGTTGCACACTGCAAGAGTGGTGTACCTTCAGTTGATACATTCTGAACTTCACAATTCATTGATCTAATCACTAAAtaattcttcccacaggcaataagAATGCTGAACAGCCAAGGGAACAGCTCACATCAACCATCCAAGGCTctcctattcatgaaacaatatttatgtacatagctgaacacttgtcctgcatatgtattatttgtctgtatgtgtgtttagcATGGAGGACTGGAAACTATGTTTCttcgggttgtacttatacactcagatgataataaacttgagttgACTTACTGTATTTTTTAACCTTGTGATGTCATCCTTTTTTGGATATACTTTTGCAGAAACTCTCCAACTTACCTGAGCCTCATCAATGTCCACTTTACAGAAAATTACATTGGAATATTCTTCAGCACATCTCTGGGGGAGGAATGAAAAGTAAATGTATTCCTTACACAAGAACTATTGTTGCTTGCAGAATCCTCTcctcatttcaatttacatttaaGAAAGCCACTACATAAAACTAGAAATACATTTTTAAGgcttaaattcagttaattaaataaatgaATCAGCAATTGAAAAGCAGAATTGCTATTCGTTTActcaaatgtgctagagaaactcagcaggtcacaccccATACATAGAAAACGTATGTGGATTTCTCCAATACATTTATGTACTGCacccaaccccagcatctgcagattttcttgtttcactggTTTTCCTGTACTTACCAAATCCAATTTGTTCATTAATGCCTCTTAGGAAAGTTCTGGACATAAAGAGATGACCAGTGAATGATCAATCATGTTGGTGGACTGGAGTAAAGTGGTTGCATTTGTCTAAAGGTTACTCCAGAACCAGCAATTCAAACCTATCTGCCTTCTGAAATGTCTTATCAGATCACTCAAATCAAGACCCCACCATGCAGTGAAAAATAAAATCATCTCAACTATCTCAGTGCAATTCTCCAACCAACACCCAAGAATCACGTGCCCTTTGGACCAGAGTCCATGATGACCATGTGCACCCATTTATACTTAATCTACCAtcaattccatttcattctcctcaCATTCCCTCATCAAATCCCCAACTCTCATGTCTTTAAGATTTCTTGGAAAATCTGGAGTGCACAATCTGGGTGGCACGGTTTGCatcgcagttagtgcaacactggtgCAGTGCTggcgatcaggacttgggttcgaatcctgcactgtctgtaaggagtttgtacgttttccatgtggatttcctctggatgccccggtttcctcccccgttcaaaatgtaccagaggttgtacatcaattgggtggtatgggctcatgggccaaaagggcctgttacagtgctgtatgtctaaatttaaaaaaaaacaatggaaatCCAGGCAGTCACAGAAAGAGCATGCAAgcttcacacagacagcaccagagaccaGGATGCTACTTTACTGTAAATGGAAGCCCAGAGCTCACACCAGCTCCACCATAGTGCCACTGTTCCACCATGTCACTGGGACTGTAATACAAAATGTGCtagtgaaactcagcaggccatgcagcatccacaggaagtaaaggatgaccagtgtttcaggcctggtCCTTTGTCAGTTATAAGAAAAAACAGACAAGCTCCTGAACAAAAAgatgtggggagcaggggggagacTACATCACTGACCCCATCACTTCCATTCATCTCTCTCCCACAGCCTCTAACTTAATTGCCTGCACTTCCTGGCCATGTACTCTGATCCAAGTACTTACTTTAAAAACGGGTTTTAATGCTTCACAAGGTTTACACCAAGTTGCGTAGAAATCAATGAGAACCAATTTGTCGCCAGCTTCAACCAGCTTAGCCTCGATTTCttcctgaaaaattaaaacagGTTATTTTAGTTAAATTAACAGTACTTTTAAAACAGAGCTCTAAAAATAGTACTACCATCTATTTACCCAACCTGTGTAGCCTGTTGAACTTCAAAGGCAATGGGTCATACACTTCATTTTTAAAAGGCTATTTATGATTCAGTTAGTGAAATAATACTTGAAAAAGAACAGGATTTTTCTTCTGCCAATAGTGAAACACCCACTTGTGTCTCTGCAATTATGATCTGGGAGCAAAACTGCCCTCTGGCAATTTGTAG
The Narcine bancroftii isolate sNarBan1 chromosome 1, sNarBan1.hap1, whole genome shotgun sequence genome window above contains:
- the LOC138756420 gene encoding thioredoxin-like isoform X2, whose translation is MAMQQQLDTTPVQCLSSKEEIEAKLVEAGDKLVLIDFYATWCKPCEALKPVFKRCAEEYSNVIFCKVDIDEAQVKKLIGFDIDKLKHGIQSFM